Genomic segment of Prosthecobacter vanneervenii:
CCCCCGCTGGATGAGCGAGGAAGTGGCCGCCGCCATCCCGGGAGCAGACCTGCATCTCTATGACAATGCCGGCCATGCCTTCCACTGGGAGTGCCTGGGCGACTTCAATCCACGCACCACAGAATGGCTGCTGAAGCATTGATCTGACCTTGTCACGACGCGCTCTGCGTCCATCGAAACAGGCATGTGGCCGCAAGGCTGCGTGCCTGTTTTATTTTTTGCCCGCGGCGATGTCAAAGCGGCAGGTCACCACCACGCCACGCTTGACCTTGTTTTTAATCGTCAGCCGGGCCCCAATGAGGTTGGCGCGGTAATCCATCACCCGAACCCCGATCCCGTTTTTCTTCCCGGACTTGGGCTTTTTCATGCCTGCACCATCATCCTCAATGCGCAGCTCCGCCTCCTTGGGGCCTACCTGCTGAAGGGAAATTTTCACCTGCGATGGTTTGCCATGCCTCAGCGCATTATTCACTGCCTCCTGGGCGATGCGGAAAAGATGCGTCTCGATGTCATTGGCCTGAGGTGCAATGGCAGGGTCCACATTGCACTCGCAAGGCGTGCGAAAATTAGTCCTCACGGTCTCAGCCAGCAGTCGCAGCGCCCCCACAAGGCCGCGGTATTTGACTCCTGTGGGAGAAAGTCCGTGCGACATGCGGCGCACTTCAGAAACCGACTGGCGCAGCAGTTCATGAATACGTTGGGCCTGCTGCCTGGTATCTCCTGCAAGATCCGACTCCAGCGCCTCCACCAGCGAAACGATGCCGGTCATGGTCTGGCCCACACCATCATGCAGGTCATGGCCCACGCGCGCCTGCTCCTGCTCCACCACGCGCAGCACCTCCTGCTGCAGACGGTTGCGTTCCGTCATGTCCGTGCCGGTGACGACGATACGGTCATAGGTGCCATCAGGCTTGCGTGTGACGGTGCTGCGGATTTCCACATAGCGCCATTCACCGCTTTTTGTCCTCATGCGAGAGTCGGCAGGGGGATTTTCCTCCCCACGCATCAGCCGGGCAAAGCGCTCCTGGGAGCGAGCCGTCTCCGCCTCATCCATAAGCCCGAGCTCCCATGGTGTCTTGCCGATGATCTGCTCTTGCGCGTACCCCATCGTGGCGCTGAATGCGGAGTTTGCATGCACAAACCGCCCTTCGAGGTCAAGCACGGCAATAAAGGCAGATGTATGGCTGACCAGCGCCTGATTGTAGGCCAGCTCCCGCAGATAATTCAGCTCCACCTGCTTTCGCTCAGTGATATCTTCGACGACAGCAATGTGCCTCAAAGGCGGCTCGCCAGGGCGCCACATCGGCGAAACAGTCAGATGAATCCAATGCTGCTCGCCATCAGGGCCCACGTTGCGCTTTTCCAGTTTAAAGCTGGGGATCTTTCCAGCCTTCAAAGCTTCCATTTGTGAGAGATCATCCTGCAAGTCATCTGAGCAGGTGATGTCCATGAAGGTCAGCTTCAGCATTTCCTCGGAGCTGCGACGGTTGATCTCGCACATCCTCTGGTTCACGCTGAGAAAGCGCCCGGTCGGCGTATCAATGACAGCCACTCCTACGGCCGCCTGCTCAAATACAGCGCGGAAACGCTGCTCGCTCTCCTGCAGCGCCTGCTCCACGCGTTTGCGCTCGGTGATGTCCTCCACCACCGCCACATGACGCAGTGGCTCTTCACCGGGCAGCCACATGGGTGAGACGGTAAGATTGACCCACTTCACAGTTCCATCCGGGAGGATGTTGCGCTTCTCGAGGTTGTAATTGCGGATTTTTCCGGCTTTCAGAGCTTCCATTCGCTCCAGCGATCGAGGAAGATCCTCCGCGCAGGTCAACTCTTTGAAGGTCAGCTTCAGCATCTCCGCCCGGGTGCGCAGATTGATCTCACAGATGCGCTGGTTTACGTTCAAGAAGCGGCCGGTGACGGTATCCATCTCTGCCACACCGACAGCAGCCTGCTCAAAGACAGCCCTGAACCGCTGCTCACTCTCACGCAATGCCTGTTCGGCCTGCTTCCGGTCCGAGATGTCCGAAATGGTGCCCGTCATGCGTATGGGCTGGCCTTGCTCATCCCAGTCGGCTTCTCCTCGGGTGAGAAACCAGCGAAAATCACCTTTCTTGGTTCGCAGCCGCAGTTCCACCTGGTAGGGCACCCGCTTGTCAAAATGCTCCTGTCTCGCAGCTTTCACCCGCGGCCAGTCTTCCGGATGCAGACGAGACATGAAGGCCTCCTGATCGGTCCCTAGAGGCTCATCATCATCAAAGCCCAGCATCTGCTTCCAGCGTGGCGAGAGGTAAGTTCCTCCCGTGATGAGGTTCCAGTCCCACAGGCCGTCAGTAGTGGCGCGCATGGCTCGCGCATAGCGCTCCTCGCTCACCAGGAGTTCCAGCCGGCGTTTCTCCCCCTCGATGGCCAGCGCCGCCAGTCGTGCTGCCGCAGTGATCGTCTGAATTTCTGCCTGGTCTGGATTATGAATCTCCCGCCGATAGCAGGCAAAGGCACCTAGCACCTGCCCTGTTCCACTGACTACAGGCTCCGACCAGCAGGAGCTCAGCCGGGCTTTTTCCGAGAGCCTGTGGTAGGCCTCCAGCCGAGGTTCAGAGCGGATGTCCGCACAGATCACTCGCTTGCCGGTAAAGGTGGCCACCCCACAGATGCCGATGTCAGGCGAGATGGGAGTGCCATCCAGGGCCTTTTTGACATATTCTGGCAGACTGGGAGCAGCGACCATTTCCAGCCGGGTGCCTGTTTTATCTGCCAGCATGATGCTGCAGCGCATGCCCTGATTGCCCGCTTCGACACTGCGCACAATGGCCTCCAGCACGGCTGTGTATGGGGCCCCTTCGACGATCAGCTGCAGATTGTGTGCCTCACGCTCTTCAGCAGCCTTGCGCCGCGAAATGTCCTCCAAGGTCCCCGTCATTCGCAGAGCACGGTTCTCCACATCTCGCACTATGACTTTCCCACGGCCCATCACCCACTTCCACGAACCGTCTTTGCACCGCATGCGAAACTCATGGACAAAATCGTCCGATTTGCATGTCAGGTGGTCATTCACCGCCTTCTCTGTTCCGGCCAGATCGTCCGGATGCACCAGGGGGTGCCAGCCGTTTTCTGAACCGGGTATCCACTCATTGGCCCCAAAGCCAAGCATCATTTTGAACTGGCTGGAACGAAAGATCTTGTTGCTCGCGAGATCCCAGTCCCACACGCCAAACCCAGAACTTTCCAAGGCAAACTTCCACCTTTGCTCGCCTTCCTGCAAACGCTGCTCTGCCTGAACCCGCTCGGTAATGTCACGCCCCACCGACTGCATCTCCTGCAAATGCCCCTGCGCGTCAAAAAAGGCGCGGTTGACGAATTCCATCCACCGCACGCGCTTTTTGCCGTCATAAACCCGGTTCTCAATCACTACCACCGGAGTCTTCGGCGAGAGCATTCGGAGCCGGCCCTCGATCAGAGAAAGATCGTCTGCCACGACTGAAGGCTGCCAGGGCATGCCTATCAGTTCTTCATGCGTCTTGCCAAAAAAGCGGCAGTACACCTCGTTCACATACGTGATGGTGCCATCCGGTCGAAAACGGCAGATCAGCTCCGTCAAATCCTCCACCACCGTGCGGTAGGAATCTGGGGTCAGCAACGCATGCGGGGGCGCAGGCACCGCAGTGGTTGAAGTCTTGCGTGTCTTCATTTCAGCACAGCGTCACCATACCCTAGTGTGGTGCACAAGCCACCTCACAGATGAGGGGGGTCAGGGAATGTAGCCCATGGATTTCATCCATTCGGCCACACGGTCTGGCCAGTCATTCACAGGGCCGCCGCTCTTGCGCATGCCAAAGCCATGGCCGCCTTTGGCGTAAATGTGCAGTTCGCAGGGGATGTTAAGCTTCTTGTACTCAATGTAGAGCAGGGCGCTGGCGCTGGCGGGCCAGGGATCGTCATTGGCATGCACAAGGCACATGGGCGGCGATTTGGCCGTGACTTCAAAGCCCGGCAGAAGATGCGAGATGTCATCTTTGCTCACAAGGTAAGCCGGATACACGGGAATGGCGAAATTCGGCGTGGCATCCTCCACATCCAGCGCGGGATCAGTCGTATAGGTCCGCTCATTCGCATGCAGAGACGTCATGACCGTAAGATGCCCGCCGGCAGAAAAACCCAGGATGCCGATGCGGTCCGGCTTCAGCCCCCACTCCTGAGCGCGATGGCGGATGATTCCCATGGCGCGCTGTGCATCCTGCAGCGCCTCGCGGCCAGGATCTTTGGGGTCGCGCTTTGGCACGCGATACTTGAGCAGGATGCCGGTGACACCATGCTTCACCAGGAAATCGCACACCTGAGACCCCTCATGTTCATAAGCCAGGATGCCATAGCCGCCACCAGGGCATACCAGCACCGCAGTGCCATTGGGCTTCTCAGGCTTGAAGACCGTGATCATAGGATCGGTCACATTGGTGATGCGAACCACGTCCTCCGCAGACTTTTTCGGCACCTCCTTTTCAGCCTCGATCTTCACCCCCGGCTTTTCAGGTGCTCCGCCAGGCCAGAGTTTCACAACGACGGGATCCGCAGCAAAAAGCGACGAAGAGACAAGCAGAAGAGCGGGAAGGAGCTTCATGGTGCCGCTATTGGAGCGGAATTCACCGCGCAGCGCAAGGCAGCATCATCGCATCCCGCATGCCGTGGAGAATTTTTTTGTCCGCCGGACAAACGGTGGCCAGCACGCCACCGAGAGCAGGATCATGGTCCTCCTCCGATGTGGCAAAGTAATACGGGCACAACCGCACCCGGCTCTGCATGGCGCGCGTCGCCTGCCTGTCCTCATCCCACGCTGGATGTGAGACCACCCTGGCACGGTGAAACTCCTGAAGCACAAAGGGATTGCTCGGGAAACTGGCCAGCGCCTCATCAATCGCTGCGCCCCACTGCTCATGGGAAAGATCATGGCCGATGAACACACCGCGCGAGCCCCATCCGCGTTCAGAAAACCCACTGATTTTCAGCACTAACTGCCGGAGTTTGCCGCCAAAGGATTTCATCTCATGCCAGCTCTGGATGTCGAGCTTGGGCCACACGGCAAAGGGCGGCAGCGGCACAGGATCAACCACCCAGCCCATGGGAATGCACTGCTGCAGCAGCGCCAGATGTTCGGCACTCAGCACTGATTTCCAGTACCCAGCCAGCGTGGGCGACCAAAACAGCGCCAGCCACAGCTTTTCCTCCAGAAAGGCTTTGATCGGCGGCGTGAAGCTCAGTTCCCCACGCTCCGCCATGCGCAGCATCACATCGGCATTTTCCACATTCTCGAGATCAAACAGCTCAAAGAAACGGTAAATAGCTGCACCATTGAGCTCATAAGGCTGCACCTCCCAGGGCCGCAGCACACGCCGCCCCAGCCTCTCGGCCAGCCAGCTCATCTCAGGGAGGTAGTCGCCGGATTCACGAGAGATGAGGATGTCCTCACTTGGAAAAGCAGCGGCAAAGCCTTCGATCATGCCGGCTCCGCCACCGATGACATCTTGTCCGAGCGCCGCGTACGTTTCATTCAGCCACGCCGTCAGACCAATGCCGCCGGGCAGTGAATCCAGCTCTGAAATCGTCACCCCCGTTTCCGTTAGCACCAGATCCGGCCGCAGCACTCGCGGCAGGTCATCATGCCAGCGCGGATTCCGACCTAGATCGAGAACACGCTGCGGCTTGCCCTGATCCAGCAGCTTCGCCACCCAGGGATATGACTCATGAAAGTACAACCGGTTGCACGCCCGCTGAAACGCCCTCAGCGCAGAGCCCAGAGCACGGATCAGCTCCACGGTCTTCTCATCCAGCGCAAAGGCCTCTGGCGAAAGCACCCATTCCTTCTCCGCAAAAAAGCCCTCCTCCGGAAAGGAGGCACGGATTTGGGAAATGTTAGAGACGTCGGACAATGCTGAGACTACGGTTTGGTTTGCGCGAGGGAAACAATGATGATCGCACAAAACATCATGATGGAAACGCTGATAAGACTGGCTGTCAAAAACCAAAACATCCATGGATCATATTGGCGCTGAAACACAGCGGCTCTTCCCTGCCACCAATGCTCGATCCGGCCGCGCTTGATAGCCCTCACAGCCAAACTTAAGAAGTACAGCGGAATCAGCAGGAGCAGCCAACGCCATGACATGGCCAAAGTGAGCGTCTCATTTTACTTGCCCGCCACCTTCGCATTGCTGGCGGGCAGGGTGCGGATACGCTGGGTTGGGCTGAGGCCGTATTTCTCAGGCTGGTACATGGCTTCGATCCGCGCTGGCGGCGCAATGGTGTCCCCCTCGGCGATGACACGGGCCAGGTATTGCAGGCTGAACTTGCCCTTGGCAGGTGCGTAGTCGGTGAAGAACAGCGCACGGTCAGTGCGGATCTCGCGGTGGTCGCAGAACCACGCCTGCGTCCCATCAGGGAGCTGGTCGCCCTCGCGCTCGCTCTGCGTGCCGAACTCGGGATTGATGGCTTCAAAGACACCGGGCAGACCGTCGTCGATGGCAAGATAACGATCTCCGCCACCAATCTCGATTTTCAGGGTGACGACGACCATGTCTCCGACACGCAGATCCTCGATGCCGGAGGTGGATCCGTCCATGTTGAGCTTTTCATAGCTGCGCTCGATGGCGTAGCCTTTGTTCTCACCGGCAAAGTCACGCTGTGGTGGAAAGCTGCGTGCCTCGATGCGGCCAAAGACCTCCCGCCCAGCAGGCAGCTCAACGCTGAGTGGCTTGGAGCTCAGCGCCTGGTTCAGCGCAAAGTTTACACGGTTGCTGGAGAATCCAGCCGCCAGATTCAAAGGCACGGCCTGGGTGTCCCAATGGCCGGTCGCTGTGAGCGGTTCACCGGATTTTTTCAGGCTGCGCTCATAAGCGGCAAGCGCGGTGAGCGTCCAGGCATTGGTGAAAGTGTTCCCCCATTCACCGCGCCCGTTGCGGGACTGCAGGATGGAAAGCGCCAGATGCTCCGCATCTTCAGTGAGCCCAAGGTGGGTGTAGCAGATGAGGCGCAGTGCTTTGTTGGCACCGTTGCCAGCCCAGTGGCTCCAGACGACCGGACGCGGAGCAGGCGCGGTTGCTTTGGGCTTGGGCTCCGCCTTGGCGGTCTTGGCTTTGCTGTCCGCTTTTGAAGGGGCCGCGTGCTCGACGGGCCTCCAGCCGAGCGTATCCTTGATCTGCTGCTCGGGTGCATTAGTCAGGCACATGGAGAGAGCCAGATAAAGCCGGGCGATTTCGGGTAGGTGCTCTCGTTTGCCAAAAAGCAGGTTCTGATAGGCTGGCTCAGGCTTGCCAGCCTTGGCCAGCGTGTAGAGCGCCAGGGCAGAGTCCGTGATGTTGTAGAGATCCTTTTCCTCATCCAACCCGCGCAGCTTCTTGGAAAGAAACTCGACGAGCTTGTTGATCGTGTCCGCAGGTACATCCGCCCCCATGTCTCGTGCACGCAGGAGCATCATGCCGCCATAGGCGCTGCCCCAGAAACTGGACTCTGTGCCGCCGGGCCAGTAAGCCAGGCCGCCTTCGTCCGTGGTCATTTGCAGCAGCCTGTTCACGCCAGCCTGGATGGCCTGCTTGGCCTTGCCACCGCCGAGCTGGTCCGGGAACAGGGTGTCATATTTGCCCAGCGCCAGCCAGGGCATGGTGGAGGAGGTGGTCTGCTCCACGCAGCCATAAGGATAATGCAGCACGTAGTCGATGGCATCGCGCGCCTCATAGAGACGGCTGTTGCTGATGCCGAGAGTCAGCGACCCCTCGCCTTCGAGCAGGGCGGGATTCACCTCCTTGATGAGATTTTCATTCGGCTGATCCGCCTTCAGCAGCGGGTAGCTGACATAGCGCAGCTCCGGCACCGGATGATTCACCTCAAAGGTCGATTCCATGCCATCGCTGACAGCCGCAGGCCATTCCACACTGCGCACGGTCCATTTCCATTTGGCCGTACCCAGCTGCACAAACTGCACCGGGAAGGCGGTGGCGGCAGTCTGACCGGCTTTGATCTGCAGGGTGATCTTCTGCAGCTTGGCAGTGCCACCAGCCGGAGCTTTAAGAGACGCGGGAATGAAATCGCGCTTTTCCTGGATGAAGCTGGCGGTGTCATCGAGCTCGAGGGAAACCTCCACCGCACCCGCATTGGGCGTGGTGTTGTGCACCACGGCTTTGACGAGGTATTCGTCTCCCAGACGGGCAAACCGCGGCACGGCTGGCTCAATCATGAGCGGCTTGTTGATCTTGAACGCGGACTCCGCATGGCCAAACCGGTCGGCACCATGAGCCGCCACGGCCATGATGCGGTAGCGCGTGAGATTGTCCGGCGCAGTCACACTGGCGGTCAGCCTGCCCTGCCCGTCCGTGGTACCGGAGGCCAGCCACAGCGGAGTCGCCACAAAGTTTTTGCGCACTTCCATGTTCGGTCCGTTGCCATCCCCATCCCCACCACCCACAAGGAAGCCCTTGTTGCCGCGATCACGCTCCGCAGCCTCTTCAGAAAGCAGGCTGCCAAACGAGGTGAAGCTGTCCACAGCGAGCGGAAACTCCGCATGGAAATACGCCGAGGGATCAGGCGTCTCGTGCTTCATGAGGCTGAGCACGCCTTCATCCACGGCATAAAGCGTGACGTCCGCTCCAGGCATCACCACACCTTTGGCATCGGTGATGGTGGTGGTGATTTTCACCTCCTCTGCCGGACGCACTTCGTCGCGGTCGGGCTTCACTGCGATCTTCAGGTCCTTCGCATCTGAATCCACCTTGAGCTCGCAGTAGCCGATGCGGTATTCAGGCATCTTGTGCTGCTTGGTGCTGGCGGCGGATCCACGGATGACGATGACGGAGACGAACACATTCGGGAACTCATCCTCCGCCAGCGGCACCCGGATGATCGGATTGTCGAGCGTGAGCTCGGTGACAAACTGACGGTGCAGCTTGTTGCGCTCCACGGTGACCAGGGCGGTGCCTGCGATGGGCGTTTTGACCACGATGACTGCATCTTCGCCGGGCTTGAGCGTTGTTTTTTCCGGCAGCAGATTCATGCGGTTGCCGTCCTCCATCGCCCAGGGAAATTCCTTGCCACCCACAGCATAGAAGGGCATGCGGGAGAGCACCTTGGCGCCTTTGGCATCCGTCGCTTCCGCCGTCACAAAATACACACCACCAGCCGCAGGGGTGAATGGAATGCCGATGGAAGGAGCCGAGCCGGCCGTCGCAGGCTTCAGATCCACGCTCTGCTTCAGCTCCTCCCGCAGAATGACCTGGTCCTTGGTGGTCGATCCGCCGCCTGCGGTGGCAATTTTAAGCGTGTGGTATTCCTGGCGCTCGACCTTGAATTCCACATGCACAGGCCCTGCGGCAGGTGCGCCCTTGGAGTCTATCGCCACGACCTCAAGCTGCATGGCCTTGCCAGCGGTGCCAAAGTAGTCAGGCCCTTTGAGCCCGAGCAGAAAGTTGGCGCCAGGCACTTCAAACTCAGCGGCGGAGCTGATGGTTTGTTCATTGATGTCGGTGACTTCGGCATTCACCCGCACCCGCTGCGGCAGGGCGGCGCGGTCTGGCGGCGGCTGCGGCATCTCCAGCGTGGCGGCACCGTCTTCACCCAGGAAGATGTTACCGTTCACAAACCACTCGCTCTCTGTCTGGTCATTGCTGTTTCCAGAGTAGTCCCCATCGGCATCGCGATCCTGCGCATAATGCGCCCAGGCAGGTGCCTCGCCAAAGTGATACGCGCTGTAGGCTTCTGGCGGCTGATAGTCGCGCTGGGAGCTGGCGCTCCATTGCACCTTGGCCGCCGAAAGCGCCTTGCCCATGTAGTAGTTCGCGCTCAGCGGAAGATGAATGCGGTCAGGCTGGAATTTGATGCCCTGGGTGTCCAGCTTGACCTCGAAGGTGTTGGGCTTGTAATCGTCGATCCTGAAAGACATGCCGCCGCCGGAATCACTCTGGCTGTTGGGATTGGGCGACTTGAGATTGATCGAAAGATCATACCACCCCGCCGGCCCGGTGGGCAGCACCACATCATCAGCCCAGGCTCCATTTGTGGCGAACTTCACCGGCTTGTCCACGACCACACGATAGCGCGGATCACGAATGACGAGCCGCCCCTCCACCTCAGCAGGATCAAGGCTGAGGTCATCGCCCGAAAGCAGGCGTGTGTGCGCCTTGAAGTGCGCGGTGTCACCGGGCTTGTAAAGCGGACGGTCGGAAAAGACAAAGGTGCGACGCTGAGGCTGCCACACGTTTTCATAAGCCTGCGAGATGTCGTAGGGAATAGAAATGCCGCCGTCTCCACACTCAATGACGGCGCAGTCGCCATTCTTTTCCGCCAGCACAAAGGCAGGCGTGGCCCCCGGAGCAGTGGCAATGCCGCTGGCATCTGTGTCGCCATAGCCGATGAGCTTCAAATCATTGTCCACCAGCGTGAGCCGCACACCGGGCACCGGGCTCCCCGTTTCCAGGGAGGTTACAAAGATCATGGACTCACGCCGATTGCTCTTCTGCATGATCCCAAGGTCGGTAAACTGCACCAGCGTCTGTGTGATGACGCCCTTCCCCTCCACTCCTGCTGCGGCACTGCCTTCGAGTTCGATGAACAAAGGCGCTGCGGGAAAATCTCCCAGCACCTCGCGCCAGTTCAGCTTTAGGATCTCGCTGTGGTCCAGCGGCTTGCTGACTGGAAAGCTGCGGTCATACACCTGGGTGCCCGGATAAGCATCGATGGACTGCGTCTTGTAAGCGGCCTTCTGCTTGTCATTGCCGTAATAAGCGGTGCGATAGCCACGGTACAAATCCAGCGCCTTCAGCAGCTCAGGACCATTGAGGCGCTTGGCGCGTACTCGCACCTGCTTGACGTTGGCGGCGCTGAATTCATAACCCGCATCTCCCTTGGCCAGCTGGGCGCTGATGAAAGTCGGCGCTGCCACATAAGGGGGATTGGGGACGAAGGTAACCTCATCTTTGAAGTTGGCCTGCAGGGGCAGATTATCCCCCGAAGTCATCGCGGCATCGACAGTGACGGAGTACTTCTTGTTTGGCTCAAAGGGGCCGGAGAACCGCAGCGTGCGGCCCAAAATCTCGACCTTCAGCCCTTTGAGCGGACCTTCATCTTTGTTGACAACCGCTGCCAGTTTTTGCCCCAATGAAAGGCGCTGAATGGAGACAAAGGGTGCCAGCTTCTGCGCAAAAGCAGCTCTCATCTCATCAGTGATTTCTTCATCCGACGAAGGCATGAGGCGTTTGTTGAAATCGACATCGATGTAGTAGTCGTCATCGAAAGGCGTGTGCGCGCCAATGCCATTAACCGCAAAGGGCTTGATCTCACCTAGCTGGATGTCATCTCCCGTCGCAATCTGATTGACCCCCGAGGTGTTGCTCAGTGTCTGCGCGATGCTGAGCTGCCATTTGCCCACGGCCAGAGGCGTCTCAGGCTCGACGATGATGGCGCTGAGCCGCGCCGCATCATCCGTGAGCGCTGGCTTCACCTTGGAAATCTGCTCCGCCCAGGTGGCCTGCGGATCACAGCTCATACGAGTAAAGTCCTTGCCCGTGGCATGGCGAATTTTGGCCACCACCGGATGCGGTGAAGATTCAGACACAAACTTGACGTGCTTGACGGCCTCAGCGGGGTTCACGCTGTCGTTGAACTCAAAGAGAAGACGTGGCGTGCGGTTCTGCGAACTGTCATCCAGCCAGCGTGGGTGTTGATCGATGATGCGAAAGCTCGCACTGTTCACGGAGTCGAGCTTTTCCGCAGCGACA
This window contains:
- a CDS encoding alpha-2-macroglobulin family protein is translated as MKTIFSLALLPAMALAFAAASHAAPAKGKSDSNPPPAQELHADITISPEELAPESTIEVVFPTPMVGKDQIGKNAATSPLVVVPELTGTFEWTSTRSGQYHLTQAPKFASSYEFKLRSGLADLTGKPVAAEKLDSVNSASFRIIDQHPRWLDDSSQNRTPRLLFEFNDSVNPAEAVKHVKFVSESSPHPVVAKIRHATGKDFTRMSCDPQATWAEQISKVKPALTDDAARLSAIIVEPETPLAVGKWQLSIAQTLSNTSGVNQIATGDDIQLGEIKPFAVNGIGAHTPFDDDYYIDVDFNKRLMPSSDEEITDEMRAAFAQKLAPFVSIQRLSLGQKLAAVVNKDEGPLKGLKVEILGRTLRFSGPFEPNKKYSVTVDAAMTSGDNLPLQANFKDEVTFVPNPPYVAAPTFISAQLAKGDAGYEFSAANVKQVRVRAKRLNGPELLKALDLYRGYRTAYYGNDKQKAAYKTQSIDAYPGTQVYDRSFPVSKPLDHSEILKLNWREVLGDFPAAPLFIELEGSAAAGVEGKGVITQTLVQFTDLGIMQKSNRRESMIFVTSLETGSPVPGVRLTLVDNDLKLIGYGDTDASGIATAPGATPAFVLAEKNGDCAVIECGDGGISIPYDISQAYENVWQPQRRTFVFSDRPLYKPGDTAHFKAHTRLLSGDDLSLDPAEVEGRLVIRDPRYRVVVDKPVKFATNGAWADDVVLPTGPAGWYDLSINLKSPNPNSQSDSGGGMSFRIDDYKPNTFEVKLDTQGIKFQPDRIHLPLSANYYMGKALSAAKVQWSASSQRDYQPPEAYSAYHFGEAPAWAHYAQDRDADGDYSGNSNDQTESEWFVNGNIFLGEDGAATLEMPQPPPDRAALPQRVRVNAEVTDINEQTISSAAEFEVPGANFLLGLKGPDYFGTAGKAMQLEVVAIDSKGAPAAGPVHVEFKVERQEYHTLKIATAGGGSTTKDQVILREELKQSVDLKPATAGSAPSIGIPFTPAAGGVYFVTAEATDAKGAKVLSRMPFYAVGGKEFPWAMEDGNRMNLLPEKTTLKPGEDAVIVVKTPIAGTALVTVERNKLHRQFVTELTLDNPIIRVPLAEDEFPNVFVSVIVIRGSAASTKQHKMPEYRIGYCELKVDSDAKDLKIAVKPDRDEVRPAEEVKITTTITDAKGVVMPGADVTLYAVDEGVLSLMKHETPDPSAYFHAEFPLAVDSFTSFGSLLSEEAAERDRGNKGFLVGGGDGDGNGPNMEVRKNFVATPLWLASGTTDGQGRLTASVTAPDNLTRYRIMAVAAHGADRFGHAESAFKINKPLMIEPAVPRFARLGDEYLVKAVVHNTTPNAGAVEVSLELDDTASFIQEKRDFIPASLKAPAGGTAKLQKITLQIKAGQTAATAFPVQFVQLGTAKWKWTVRSVEWPAAVSDGMESTFEVNHPVPELRYVSYPLLKADQPNENLIKEVNPALLEGEGSLTLGISNSRLYEARDAIDYVLHYPYGCVEQTTSSTMPWLALGKYDTLFPDQLGGGKAKQAIQAGVNRLLQMTTDEGGLAYWPGGTESSFWGSAYGGMMLLRARDMGADVPADTINKLVEFLSKKLRGLDEEKDLYNITDSALALYTLAKAGKPEPAYQNLLFGKREHLPEIARLYLALSMCLTNAPEQQIKDTLGWRPVEHAAPSKADSKAKTAKAEPKPKATAPAPRPVVWSHWAGNGANKALRLICYTHLGLTEDAEHLALSILQSRNGRGEWGNTFTNAWTLTALAAYERSLKKSGEPLTATGHWDTQAVPLNLAAGFSSNRVNFALNQALSSKPLSVELPAGREVFGRIEARSFPPQRDFAGENKGYAIERSYEKLNMDGSTSGIEDLRVGDMVVVTLKIEIGGGDRYLAIDDGLPGVFEAINPEFGTQSEREGDQLPDGTQAWFCDHREIRTDRALFFTDYAPAKGKFSLQYLARVIAEGDTIAPPARIEAMYQPEKYGLSPTQRIRTLPASNAKVAGK
- a CDS encoding alpha/beta hydrolase — its product is MKLLPALLLVSSSLFAADPVVVKLWPGGAPEKPGVKIEAEKEVPKKSAEDVVRITNVTDPMITVFKPEKPNGTAVLVCPGGGYGILAYEHEGSQVCDFLVKHGVTGILLKYRVPKRDPKDPGREALQDAQRAMGIIRHRAQEWGLKPDRIGILGFSAGGHLTVMTSLHANERTYTTDPALDVEDATPNFAIPVYPAYLVSKDDISHLLPGFEVTAKSPPMCLVHANDDPWPASASALLYIEYKKLNIPCELHIYAKGGHGFGMRKSGGPVNDWPDRVAEWMKSMGYIP
- a CDS encoding PAS domain S-box protein; amino-acid sequence: MKTRKTSTTAVPAPPHALLTPDSYRTVVEDLTELICRFRPDGTITYVNEVYCRFFGKTHEELIGMPWQPSVVADDLSLIEGRLRMLSPKTPVVVIENRVYDGKKRVRWMEFVNRAFFDAQGHLQEMQSVGRDITERVQAEQRLQEGEQRWKFALESSGFGVWDWDLASNKIFRSSQFKMMLGFGANEWIPGSENGWHPLVHPDDLAGTEKAVNDHLTCKSDDFVHEFRMRCKDGSWKWVMGRGKVIVRDVENRALRMTGTLEDISRRKAAEEREAHNLQLIVEGAPYTAVLEAIVRSVEAGNQGMRCSIMLADKTGTRLEMVAAPSLPEYVKKALDGTPISPDIGICGVATFTGKRVICADIRSEPRLEAYHRLSEKARLSSCWSEPVVSGTGQVLGAFACYRREIHNPDQAEIQTITAAARLAALAIEGEKRRLELLVSEERYARAMRATTDGLWDWNLITGGTYLSPRWKQMLGFDDDEPLGTDQEAFMSRLHPEDWPRVKAARQEHFDKRVPYQVELRLRTKKGDFRWFLTRGEADWDEQGQPIRMTGTISDISDRKQAEQALRESEQRFRAVFEQAAVGVAEMDTVTGRFLNVNQRICEINLRTRAEMLKLTFKELTCAEDLPRSLERMEALKAGKIRNYNLEKRNILPDGTVKWVNLTVSPMWLPGEEPLRHVAVVEDITERKRVEQALQESEQRFRAVFEQAAVGVAVIDTPTGRFLSVNQRMCEINRRSSEEMLKLTFMDITCSDDLQDDLSQMEALKAGKIPSFKLEKRNVGPDGEQHWIHLTVSPMWRPGEPPLRHIAVVEDITERKQVELNYLRELAYNQALVSHTSAFIAVLDLEGRFVHANSAFSATMGYAQEQIIGKTPWELGLMDEAETARSQERFARLMRGEENPPADSRMRTKSGEWRYVEIRSTVTRKPDGTYDRIVVTGTDMTERNRLQQEVLRVVEQEQARVGHDLHDGVGQTMTGIVSLVEALESDLAGDTRQQAQRIHELLRQSVSEVRRMSHGLSPTGVKYRGLVGALRLLAETVRTNFRTPCECNVDPAIAPQANDIETHLFRIAQEAVNNALRHGKPSQVKISLQQVGPKEAELRIEDDGAGMKKPKSGKKNGIGVRVMDYRANLIGARLTIKNKVKRGVVVTCRFDIAAGKK